A single Kwoniella bestiolae CBS 10118 chromosome 6, complete sequence DNA region contains:
- a CDS encoding signal recognition particle protein SRP54 encodes MVLADLGARLHGALNQLSRATVVDDRVIDALLKELCAALLEADVNVKLVSQLRTKVKAKVKKSLEEAEKAGGKEANKKNVVQKAVFDELVALVDPGTEPYKPVKGKTNVLMAVGIQGAGKTTTCTKLAVHYARRGMKTGLVCADTFRAGAFDQLKQNATKAKIPFYGSYTETDPVAIAALGVEKFRKERFDVIIVDTSGRHKQESELFEEMVAISSAVSPDMTIMVLDASIGQAAEGQSRAFKDSADFGAIIVTKLDGHAKGGGAISAVAATKTPIIFLGTGEHLHDLEKFNPQPFVSKLLGMGDMQGLVEHMQDIARSNPDRQKDLAKKLEQGKFTIRDWKDQLSNIMSMGSLSKIASMIPGMPAGMMGEGGEEEAGAKLKRMIYITDAMRQDELDSDGLIFVSFDKAGNPIGLNRRAKRVARGSGTSVREVEELLAQARMMAGMAKQAGGANGWMSAMQKMQAAAGGKPLGPNGQPSPAQIEAMRKAMPPEMMRKLRAAGPQGAQKMMQEMMGGMGGMGGMGGPGGMDMGSMMRNMMGGGGPGAGGMPDMSQMGEMMKNMGMGGGGMPDMSQLMKMMGRG; translated from the exons ATGGTCTTAGCAGATTTAGGAGCCAGGCTGCATGGAGCGCTGAACCAGCTTTCCAGGGCAACAGTGGTAGATGATCGT GTGATCGACGCTTTACTCAAGGAGTTATGCGCAGCACTTTTAGAAGCAGATGTAAATGTCAAGCTGGTATCTCAGCTGCGTACGAAAGTCAAagccaag gtgaagaagagtttagaagaagcagagaaaGCCGGAGGAAAAGAAGCGAATAAGAAAAATGTCGTACAGAAG GCTGTATTTGATGAACTAGTAGCGCTGGTAGATCCCGGTACAGAGCCCTACAAACCGGTCAAGGGCAAAACCAACGTCCTCATGGCTGTTGGTATACAGGGTGCCGGTAAGACAACGACATGTACGAAGTTGGCGGTTCATTATGCCagaagggggatgaagacTGGTCTGGTGTGTGCCGATACATTCAGAGCGGGTGCCTTTGATCAGTTGAAGCA GAATGCCACGAAAGCGAAGATACCTTTCTATGGAAGTTACACAGAAACAGATCCAGTAGCGATAGCTGCGTTGGGTGTAGAGAAATTCAGGAAAG AACGATTCGACGTGATCATTGTAGATACCTCTGGACGACACAAGCAGGAATCAGAGCTgtttgaggagatggtagCTATCTCATCGGCCGTCAGCCCAGATATGACGATCATGGTGTTGGACGCCTCGATAGGTCAGGCGGCGGAAGGTCAGAGTAGAGCATTCAAGGATTCAGCGGATTTCGGAGCGATCATTGTTACGAAGTTGGACGGGCATGCTaaaggtggtggtgctaTTTCTGC TGTCGCCGCTACGAAGACGCCGATAATCTTCTTGGGTACAGGAGAACATTTACACGATTTAGAGAAGTTCAACCCTCAGCCTTTTGTCTCAAAGTTGCTGGGTATGGGAGATATGCAAGGATTGGTAGAACACAT GCAAGACATAGCTCGATCCAACCCAGATAGACAGAAAGACCTAGCCAAGAAATTAGAACAAGGTAAATTCACGATAAGGGATTGGAAAGATCAATTATCAAATATAATGTCCATGGGATCTTTGTCGAAGATCGCTTCGATGATACCTGGTATGCCGGCTGGTATgatgggtgaaggtggagaggaagaggctggAGCGAaattgaagaggatgatttaTATAACGGATGCTATGAGGCAGGATGAGCTGGATTCGGATGGTCTGATCTTC GTGAGCTTCGATAAAGCCGGTAATCCCATAGGTCTCAACCGACGTGCAAAGAGAGTAGCTAGAGGAAGCGGAACAAGCGTACGAGAAGTAGAAGAACTACTGGCTCAAGCTAGGATGATGGCTGGTATGGCCAAGCAAGCGGGCGGTGCGAACGGTTGGATGTCGGCCATGCAGAAGATGCAAGCTGCCGCCGGTGGTAAACCTCTGGGACCTAATGGTCAACCTTCGCCTGCTCAGATCGAGGCTATGCGA AAAGCAATGCCTCCCGAAATGATGCGAAAGCTTAGAGCAGCCGGTCCTCAGGGTGCCCAGAAGATGATGCAAGAAATGATGGGTGGAATGGGAGGCATGGGCGGTATGGGTGGCCCAGGAGGTATGGACATGGGATCCATGATGCGAAATATGATGGGCGGTGGTGGGCCCGGTGCAGGTGGTATGCCTGATATGAGCCAAAtgggagagatgatgaagaacaTGGGTATGGGCGGAGGTGGTATGCCTG ATATGAGccagctgatgaagatgatgggacgAGGATAA